From the genome of Mustela lutreola isolate mMusLut2 chromosome 16, mMusLut2.pri, whole genome shotgun sequence, one region includes:
- the ZNF276 gene encoding zinc finger protein 276 isoform X1 translates to MGHCRLCHGKFSSRSLRSISGRSPGESSDRPPSGERVFIRDFQHLLGVAVHQDPALSQFVCKNCHAQFYQCHGLLKSFLQRVNVSPTGPRKTCTKVGAKPPPGAEEGACLVDLITSSPQGLRNLVAWVHGHAASCGALPNLQRTLSSEYCGVIQAVWGCDQGHDYTMDADSSCGALLLDSALAVKWTWDKEMAPWLTQHRGSNPTGAAPQSSQGRATTAPAETETLPSTDMAQPSSDVNPVGPGLGPSPQPSFPSSGAPGRLGEKQVPSSTSDDRVKDEFSDLSEGDLLSEEENDKKQNAQSSDESFEPYAEKKVSGKKSESKETKKSEEPKIRKKPGPKPGWKNKLRCEREELPTIYKCPYQGCTAVYRGADGMKKHIKEHHEEVRERPCPHPGCNKVFMIDRYLQRHVKLIHTEVRNYICDECGQTFKQRKHLLVHQMRHSGAKPLQCEVCGFQCRQRASLKYHMTKHKAETELDFACDQCGRRFEKAHNLNVHMSMVHPLTQTQDKALPLEPPPGTVEGQAVKPEPT, encoded by the exons ATGGGCCACTGTCGCCTCTGCCATGGGAAGTTCTCCTCCCGGAGTCTCCGCAGCATTTCTGGCAGGTCCCCTGGGGAGAGCTCAGACAGACCCCCCTCAGGGGAACGAGTTTTCATCAGGGACTTCCAGCATCTGCTGGGGGTGGCCGTCCACCAGGACCCAGCTCTGTCTCAGTTTGTCTGCAAGAACTGCCACGCCCAGTTCTACCAGTGCCACGGCCTCCTCAAGTCCTTCTTGCAGAGAGTCAACGTCTCCCCGACAGGCCCCCGGAAGACTTGCACGAA GGTTGGTGCCAAGCCCCCaccaggggcagaggagggagcgTGTTTGG TGGACCTGATCACTTCGAGCCCCCAGGGCCTGCGCAACTTGGTGGCATGGGTGCATGGACACGCAGCCAGCTGTGGGGCCCTGCCTAACCTCCAGAGGACATTGTCCTCCGAGTACTGCGGTGTCATCCAAGCTGTTTGGGGCTGTGACCAGGGCCACGACTATACCATGGATGCCGACTCCAGCTGCGGGGCCCTCTTGCTGGACAGTGCATTGGCAGTCAAGTGGACATGGGACAAGGAGATGGCCCCGTGGCTGACCCAGCATCGGGGGTCCAACCCCACTGGGGCTGCCCCTCAGAGTTCCCAGGGCAGAGCAACCACAGCTCCAGCTGAGACCGAGACGCTGCCCAGCACCGACATGGCCCAGCCTTCTTCAGATGTCAACCCCGTAGGGCCTGGGCTGGGCCCCTCACCTCAGCCAAGTTTCCCCTCAAGTGGGGCCCCAG GGCGGTTGGGTGAGAAGCAGGTTCCATCTTCAACCTCGGATGATCGGGTAAAAGACGAGTTCAGTGACCTTTCTGAGGG GGACCTCCTGAGTGAAGAGGAAAATGACAAGAAGCAGAATGCCCAGTCCTCCGACGAATCCTTCGAGCCTTACGCAGAAAAGAA GGTCTCTGGCAAAAAGAGTGAAAGCAAAGAAACCAAGAAGTCTGAAGAACCAAAAATTCGGAAGAAACCTGGCCCCAAgccaggctggaagaacaagctGCGCTGTGAGAG GGAGGAGCTGCCCACCATCTACAAGTGCCCTTACCAGGGCTGCACGGCTGTGTACCGAGGGGCCGACGGCATGAAG AAGCACATAAAGGAGCACCATGAGGAGGTCCGGGAgaggccctgcccccaccccggctGCAACAAGGTGTTCATGATCGACCGCTATCTGCAGCGCCACGTGAAGCTCATCCACACGG AGGTGCGGAACTACATCTGCGACGAGTGTGGACAGACCTTCAAGCAGCGGAAGCACCTTCTCGTCCACCAGATGCGCCACTCAGGAGCCAAGCCTCTGCA GTGTGAAGTCTGTGGCTTCCAGTGCCGGCAACGGGCGTCCCTCAAGTACCACATGACTAAACACAAGGCTGAGACCGAGCTGGACTTTGCCTGTGACCAGTGTGGCCGGCGGTTCGAGAAGGCCCATAACCTCAATGTGCACATGTCCATGGTCCACCCTCTGACGCAAACCCAGGACAAGGCACTGCCCCTGGAGCCACCGCCTGGGACTGTGGAGGGCCAGGCCGTGAAGCCCGAGCCCACCTGA